The DNA window ACGATGGAAATCGTCGAAAAGATGGCCGTGAAAAGAAGAACGAGGGCCAGGATTCCTGGAAACAAGAAAGACACGTAGCTTTCGCCGACGCCGCCCGGCGGACGAAAGGTATTTTGAAATCCCAGTCCTAGCAGCACCCAAAGCGCAAGGGGCTGCGCGAGTGCTCCCAACACGCGACTCCGGTCACGCACAAACTTCAGCATCTCTCGACCGGTGAGGGCCCCAATGGTACGAAGTGCCTGCATTTCGTCTAAGGTGTGGACGTATGAGCGTGGGGGAATGAGTACGTGAAGCAATCCGGTGAGGTACGGTACCGGTACCTCGCGTTCATCAGGACGGCCCTTCGGGATCAGCGTTGCGCGTAAGCACCTTCTCCCGGGAGTCCCCCGGCAGAACCCCTGCGTGGACCATGAACACGTCTTCCAGCGTGGGCGTGCGGATTGTTGCACTGCGGATATAGTTCCCCAACGCCTCGTACAACGCCGACAGGAACGAAGGAGGATCCGACGGAGCTACCTGCACCATCGCGCCTACGATGCGCGTTGAGACCCCGAACTGTGCATCAATCCGGTCGCGGAGCGCGGTGGGCTTATCGGTGTCGAGCCACAGCGTCTCACGTCCCAGCTCGGCCTTGAGGGCTGCCGGCGAATCATCGGCAACGAGCCTCCCCTCAGACAAAATGCCCACCCGGTCGCACCGCTCGGCCTCATCCATGAGATGGGTCGCCAACAAGAGGGTCGTGCCCTCAACCTCCCGCAGACGTTCGATGGCGGCCCAGAAGGCTCGGCGTGCGCCCGGATCGAGGCCCGTCGTGGGCTCGTCGAGCAGCAGGAGCTCGGGACGGTGCAGAAGCCCCCGGGCAAGGTCTGCACGCCGCCGCAATCCGCCCGATAGCTCGGACACTGGATCGTCAGCCCGATCTGCTACGTCGAGCCGTTCCAAGAGCGTGTCGATTCGGGCCTGCCGATCCGCGCCGTGCAGGCCATAAAGCGCGCCCTGAATGCGCAGATTCTCTCGTACAGTCAGGTTCTCGTCGAGGGCAGGCTCCTGAAAGACCACCCCCAGCATTTGTCGCACGGCATCCGCCTCTTCGCTCGTATCCCGGCCGAACACGCGGGCCTCCCCGTCCGATGGAGGCATGAGAGTACTCAGAATTCGGAACAATGTCGTCTTGCCGCTGCCATTTGGGCCTAGAACGCCGTAGAGCGTCCCTGGCGCGACCCGCAGCGACACGTCCCGCAGGGCCTCGTGCGTGCCGTAGCGGTGCGTGACGCCCTGAATGTGAACGGCAGGAGCGGAAGCCATAAACGGTGGTTGGAAATAGATCTCGTGATGCGTGATTCGTAAAGCGTGACTGCGAGCATCTCTCACGCATCACGCGTCACGGCTCACGTTAAACGAACCAGTCGACCATCAGCAGCGCCACGAGGGCCGGGACGTAAAGCACCGACGCTTTCAGAACGCGCTTCGCCTTTTGGCCCGTACGCTCTCCGTAGAAGACAATCGTCGTCCACAGAAACCAAAGTCCCAGGGGCACAGCGCCGACCCCGTAGATCCAGCCGGCACTGCTGACCATGGTCGGAAGCACACTCAGCGGCAAGAGCAAGGCCGCAAAGCCAATCATTTGCCGGGCCGTCGAGTCGCCCTCCGGCTCCACCACAGGCAGCATAGCATAGTCGCCCCGCTCGTAGTCGTTTCGGTACATCCAGGCCAGGGACAAAAAGTGCGGCATCTGCCAGCAGGCCAGAATGCCAAAAACGGCCCACCCCCCCGCCCCGAGATGTCCCGTGGCAGCTGTGTACCCCCCAAGCGCTGGCAGTGCTCCCGGCACGGTCCCAATCAGGGTATTCCACTTCGTCACCCGCTTGAGTGGGGTATACACGAAGAGATACAATACCGCCGTGAGGGTGGCAACGACAGCCGTGATAACGTTGACGAGCGGACACAAAATCCCGACGGCCGTGCATACCATCGCAATGCCAAGCCGACGGGCCTCCGTGGGGCTCACCCGCCCCGCCGGCAACGGACGCGCCGCCGTACGCTTCATCTGCGCATCGTAGCGTCGCTCAAACAAGTGATTGAGCACGCCTACTCCCCCGGCACAAAGCGCCACCCCAAGCATGGTCCA is part of the Salinibacter sp. 10B genome and encodes:
- a CDS encoding ABC transporter ATP-binding protein, which encodes MASAPAVHIQGVTHRYGTHEALRDVSLRVAPGTLYGVLGPNGSGKTTLFRILSTLMPPSDGEARVFGRDTSEEADAVRQMLGVVFQEPALDENLTVRENLRIQGALYGLHGADRQARIDTLLERLDVADRADDPVSELSGGLRRRADLARGLLHRPELLLLDEPTTGLDPGARRAFWAAIERLREVEGTTLLLATHLMDEAERCDRVGILSEGRLVADDSPAALKAELGRETLWLDTDKPTALRDRIDAQFGVSTRIVGAMVQVAPSDPPSFLSALYEALGNYIRSATIRTPTLEDVFMVHAGVLPGDSREKVLTRNADPEGPS
- the cyoE gene encoding heme o synthase, which encodes MADSSNRSSSSVTAVSASEDVTVTGKRSVGGVLRDYLELAKPEISSVVTMSAFAGFLVGSPTGIDGWTLLWTMLGVALCAGGVGVLNHLFERRYDAQMKRTAARPLPAGRVSPTEARRLGIAMVCTAVGILCPLVNVITAVVATLTAVLYLFVYTPLKRVTKWNTLIGTVPGALPALGGYTAATGHLGAGGWAVFGILACWQMPHFLSLAWMYRNDYERGDYAMLPVVEPEGDSTARQMIGFAALLLPLSVLPTMVSSAGWIYGVGAVPLGLWFLWTTIVFYGERTGQKAKRVLKASVLYVPALVALLMVDWFV